GAGATGGTATTCTCACTGTATTGGAGATCTTTAAAGAAGGAGCGGCTGATATTCTTCTCATTCAAGATGAAACACGGCTTGGGAGAGGGAATACCAAAATGGCACTTATTCATCAATTTAAAAAAATGAAGGTACCGATTTATTCAATTAAAGATGAAGGTGAATTAAGCTTGTCAGAAACAGACTCGATGATTTTAGACATCGTGTCTGTTGTGGAAGAATATCAACGCAAATTACATAACGCAAAAATTAAAAGAGGTATGAAAAAGGCTGTCGAAGCCGGCTATGCGCCTCAAAATAATTTGACACATTTAGGCCATGCCGCTGCGGGAAGAAAGCGAAAAAACGTGCCAATTGAAGAGATTGTTCGACTG
The DNA window shown above is from Salipaludibacillus agaradhaerens and carries:
- a CDS encoding YneB family resolvase-like protein, with product MKGIIYARVSTNKEAQTTSLMRQVDELKMAAKAWGIDIKDIVEERASGYEAERDGILTVLEIFKEGAADILLIQDETRLGRGNTKMALIHQFKKMKVPIYSIKDEGELSLSETDSMILDIVSVVEEYQRKLHNAKIKRGMKKAVEAGYAPQNNLTHLGHAAAGRKRKNVPIEEIVRLRETGLTFHEVAAMLRGFGYDISKATAHRRYKEYEAQRKHS